One window from the genome of Oryza glaberrima chromosome 3, OglaRS2, whole genome shotgun sequence encodes:
- the LOC127767166 gene encoding uncharacterized protein LOC127767166: MGRRGAQLQALVLSARKPHAVLKSPSARCCLEQEPGADMVPDGGEGHEIVEVAGEPGAPSSTMRLMDFIPIYIPTVETGALSRSVRKRRFLDFLRAHPSRDWFLRSTFVGRLRRRGQGQAASGDDEEVDSGGGRRRPRRRFRVPFVRKIKWGKLWSYAVSWCRKPENFAMIIWLAFVAAGLLMLFMLMTGMLDSAIPDDEQRKKWTEVINQILNALFTIMCLYQHPKIFHHLVLLLRWRPGAGADREEIRKVYCKDGAPRPHDRAHMLVVVVLLHATCLAQYFCCALFWSYARKERPDWALNIGYGLGTGCPVIAGLYAAYGPLGGKQHEDSDEESAAAQAGGGNRPAENDREVEIKIYNRRVVVSSPEWSGGLFDCCDDGTVCALSATCTFCVFGWNMERLGFGNMYVHAFTFILLCVAPFLIFSVTALNVHDDDIRDTVVSVGVLLGLCGFLYGGFWRTQMRKRYKLPASGCGCGCECGAGGQGHACRAAVSDCAKWLFCWSCALAQEVRTANFYDVEDDRFVFHGARNEDGRAVLVPLPREASTATAHSRSMSCPPKIDAVAALSGASPLGVQMAAINMERSATYSGEHHPAAMRPPVPPLMQMDQE, encoded by the exons ATGGGTCGGCGTGGAGCTCAG TTGCAGGCGCTAGTTCTTAGCGCGCGCAAACCACATGCTGTTCTGAAGTCTCCAAGCGCGCGCTGCTGTCTGGAACAAGAGCCGGGAGCAGATATGGTcccggacggcggcgaggggcatGAGATCgtcgaggtcgccggcgagcccggCGCGCCGTCGTCGACAATGCGGCTGATGGACTTCATACCCATCTACATCCCGACGGTGGAGACGGGCGCGCTGAGCCGGAGCGTGCGCAAGCGGCGGTTCTTGGACTTCCTCCGCGCCCACCCGTCCAGGGACTGGTTCCTCCGGTCAACCTtcgtcggccgcctccgccgccggggcCAGGGCCAGGCGGCGTCGGGGGATGACGAGGAGGTGGACtccggcggcggtcgccggcggccgcggaggcggtTCCGCGTGCCGTTCGTGAGGAAGATCAAGTGGGGGAAGCTGTGGAGCTACGCGGTGAGCTGGTGCAGGAAGCCCGAGAACTTCGCCATGATCATCTGGCTGGCGTTCGTCGCCGCCGGGCTGCTGATGCTGTTCATGCTCATGACCGGCATGCTCGACTCCGCCATCCCCGACGACGAGCAGCGGAAGAAGTGGACGGAGGTGATCAACCAGATCCTCAACGCGCTCTTCACCATCATGTGCCTGTACCAGCACCCCAAGATCTTCCACCACCTCGTGCTGCTCCTCCGGTGgcgccccggcgccggcgccgaccgcgAGGAGATCCGCAAGGTGTACTGCAAGGacggcgcgccgcggccgcacGACCGCGCGCACATGCTCGTCGTGGTGGTGCTGCTTCACGCCACCTGCTTGGCGCAGTACTTCTGCTGCGCTCTCTTCTGGAGCTACGCGCGCAAGGAACGGCCGGACTGGGCTCTCAACATCGGCTACGGCCTTGGCACCGGCTGCCCCGTCATCGCTGGCCTCTACGCGGCGTACGGCCCGCTGGGAGGGAAGCAGCACGAGGATTCCGACGAGGAGTcagcggcggcgcaggccgGCGGCGGAAACCGGCCGGCGGAGAACGACCGTGAGGTGGAGATCAAGATATACAACCGGCGCGTGGTGGTGAGCAGCCCGGAGTGGAGCGGCGGGCTGTTCGACTGCTGCGACGACGGGACGGTGTGCGCGCTGTCGGCGACGTGCACGTTCTGCGTGTTCGGGTGGAACATGGAGCGGCTCGGGTTCGGAAACATGTACGTGCACGCCTTCACCTTCATCCTGCTCTGCGTCGCGCCGTTCCTCATCTTCAGCGTGACGGCGCTCAACGTCCACGACGACGACATCCGCGACACCGTCGTCTCCGTGGGCGTGCTCCTGGGCCTCTGCGGCTTCCTCTACGGCGGCTTCTGGCGGACGCAGATGCGGAAGCGGTACAAGCTCCCGGCCTCCGGCTGCGGGTGCGGGTGCGagtgcggcgccggcggacaGGGGCACGCGTGCCGCGCGGCGGTGAGCGACTGCGCCAAGTGGCTCTTCTGCTGGAGCTGCGCGCTGGCGCAGGAGGTGCGGACGGCCAACTTCTACGACGTGGAGGACGACCGGTTCGTGTTCCACGGCGCCCGCAACGAGGACGGGCGCGCCGTGCTGGTTCCGCTGCCGCGGGAGGCCTCCACCGCCACGGCGCACTCGCGGAGCATGTCGTGCCCGCCCAAGATCGACGCCGTGGCGGCGCTGAGCGGCGCGAGCCCGCTGGGCGTGCAGATGGCAGCCATCAACATGGAGAGGTCGGCCACGTACAGCGGCGAGCACCACCCCGCCGCCATGCGTCCGCCTGTGCCCCCGCTGATGCAAATGGACCAGGAATag
- the LOC127767167 gene encoding wound-induced protein 1 produces MMRLLTGADHGESRFLFSPRSVDAFGSTVIAEGTDDTRQLYWVHAWTVGPDGVITQLREYFNTDLTVTRLSASAAKTTAAISSSNSNHASSSAPPPPPSKPKCLWQSRRADRAHKSLPGLVLAI; encoded by the coding sequence ATGATGCGCCTCCTCACCGGCGCCGACCACGGCGAGTCAAGGTTCCTCTTCTCCCCTCGCTCCGTCGACGCCTTCGGCTCCACCGTCATCGCCGAGGGCACCGACGACACCCGCCAGCTCTACTGGGTGCACGCCTGGACCGTCGGCCCCGATGGGGTAATCACCCAGCTCAGGGAGTACTTCAACACCGACCTCACCGTCACccgcctctccgcctccgccgccaagaccaccgccgccatttcttcctccaactccaaccacgcctcctcttcggcgccgccgccgccgccgtccaagcCCAAGTGCCTGTGGcagagccgccgcgccgaccgcGCGCACAAGTCGCTGCCGGGCCTCGTCCTCGCCATCTAA